The DNA segment ATTAATCGATTTGTGATGTGATTATCTGGCAGCAAGTCCTTCCGACACAACTTGGAAAAAACAAAGAGCATACTTTTAAAATATGGAGAAAATCATGCAAATTATATGTGTTATATACGATGAATCAATGAACAAGGTATTGATTCGACATAATGAAAATGAGTTAAATCTTGTAAGTATCAAGTGTGATGAAGATAAGGATTACTTCACTATTTTACAGGCACATTTATCAGAAACTATTGGTTTTAAGCTTATAAAATCTGACTTAAGTACCATAGCAAAGAGTGAAGATTACATTGTTTTGCTATTAAATGCAGATTGTAGTGATTTGACGAATTTTGAGTGGGTTGACTTAGAAAATCTAAAAACAATCACAGGTGTTGATAAAACTGCCTTAAGCCAATTACTAAATTATTTTTTAAGAATCAATAAATTTAAAATGGAATCACTTTACTTTTCTATCCGATGTCAAAGCAGAAAAATTATTGATGATTGTGTGAATTTAATTCAGAGAAACAATCCAGGCATTGCGATAATGGATAAGTATCAAGCAGCCAGTGTTACTAATTCAGCGTATAAAATTGTACTTATCAGAGATGTAGAACCAGAATCAAGTGATTTTGTAGAAGAAATTAAGCTAGTCACCTGTGCTGACGATGAAAATAAAACTATAGATAGTAATCATATCGCGATTGAAACTATGCAGATAGAGGATATTTACAAGGAAGTCATGAACAAAGTATCTGAGTTGTATCAGAAGAAAGTGATGGAGAATACTGTTTATTCATCTTGCTTTTTTTATGGAGTTACAGGCATGACTGAAAGTGGAAAGTCATATTTTGCCAATCACTTAGATTTGACGTACAATATGTGGAATTTGAAGATTAGGTCTTTCATTGAAGTCGCTAAATGTTTGGTTGATCACTCAATATCCCCCTTATTAGAAGTTATAACTATTCAATTGATGCTTGAATTTTCATGTTACCATTATTTTAAACAGTCACTAGTCATTGAGAGCATTTATTCTGAAAGGATTCATTGCTTGTTTTCTGATTTGTTGAAAGACAAATACAAGTTGATATATATAGATGTTGATGAAGATCAAAGGAAGAAACGCTCACTAGATAGTCTTGATGAATTTAAAAGTAAGGACATTAAAAAGAGGAAATTAGGGATTGATAAGTTAAGAAATATTGCTGATATCAAACTAGACAATTCAAAATCGATCTCGGCTAGTAAGAATCAATTAGATCATTATTTTAGGAGTTGTTAAAAATTGCTATGGAAACGCCAGCATAGAATACTCTTGTAGTTTCACTAAATACTAAAGAATAGACATATTAATAATGGGTAAGGGCTCGCTTTTTTTTATTTTATTGAACACAAATAGTTTCTTCAATGTCCAGTACATCAATACATCAGAAAAGTATAAGAAAATGATCTGTATTTAGTAATCGGTGTAACTGAAATGATTTACGACAGTACTGTTCGGTGAACGAAAAACAATATTACAATTACCTTAAAACACCAATTTTGTTGGTGTTTTTTAGTATAATCAAGAAAACTGCTTGTGTAAGTTTTGTTAGGTTAAATGGAATATAGAAGGGATGGAGCTGTGGATAGGAATAATAAAGGTTTAAGTAATAAAATCACGATGATTTTTACGTTGATTGTCATAATTGGTGTCTTCATCTCTAAGCAGGAACCATTTTATAATTTGAATAATCTTATGCAAAGCGTCATGCAGTACTCCCTTCTTGCACTTGCGCTCATACTACCGATTATGGCAGGGATGGGGTTGAACTTTAGTATTGTAGTAGGAGCCATTGCAGGTCAGATCGGTATTATCATGGCAGTAAACTGGGGTCTAACAGGATTCTATAGTTTTATCTTCGCAGCTTTTTTTGGTACCTGTTTTGCAATTCTGTTTGGGCTATTTGCGGGGGTATTGATTGATAAGGCGCGTGGGCATGAGATGGTGACCTCGTTGTTTATCGGATATTTCGTAAACGGCATATACCAGCTGGTTTTGTTCGCTCTGATAGGAACTGTTATCCCGATTAGGGCTGAGCAACTGCTTTTGAGTGGCGGTGTGGGACTAAGGAACAGCATTGATCTTAGTGATACTCTGTTTCAATCGGTTGACGGTTTGCTTGAAGTTCCATTTTTCGTTCTGCTTATCATCATAAGTGTTCTTTATTTGATTATAAAGGCCTATCAGTTTTACAAAGGTAAAGTTGAAAGCGATAAGCTAAGAACTTATCTAAGAATGATCCTGCCCACTTTAGTCGTCTTGGTAAGTGCTGTGGTCATGTATGCGGACGGGCTCCCAAATGAGATCGCTATGCTTAAAAACATAGGGTTTCCACTGATCACAGGCGCGATGATTGGAGCAGCTGCGATATCTATTCTATGGTTCATGCGTACTAAACTGGGACGAGAATTCATTGCTGTCGCTTTGAAGAAGCAAAATTCAGAAGGTACCGATATGAACGCATCAAAAGTCAGGATCATGGCTATTGTGATGTCTACAATACTGGCTTCGTGGGGGCAGATTATATTTTTACAAAATACTGGCGTCTTAAGCACATACGGGTCTCATATGGGTGTCGGACTATTATCTGCAGCAGCACTTATTTTAGGCGGTGCCACGATAAAACGAGCTACTGTGGGACAGGCCTTCATTGGTGTCGTGCTGCTTCGAGGATTATTTATCCTCTTTGTTCCTGTCATCGGTGAGTTATATTCAGGGAACTTGTCTGAGGTATTCAGGATTATCGTGATGAACGGTGTATTTTTATATGCGTTTATAGCGAAGAGAAATGAAGATGTCCTATTTTGAAAGGAGTCAAAATGAAAAAACTTTTTATCAAGCAAAAGGTATTTAAAATCACTGACCATTATCCGATTACCGATGAGAATCAAGAGACAATTTATCAGGTGGATCAGGACTTCAAGCTGATCGGAAACACGGTTCGGGTCAGTGATAAATATGGCAGTGAACTATTTGTTGTCAGCAAAGAAGTATTTACGCTCTTGCCGAGATTTGTGGTTCGATTTGCAAATGGTAATGAAGTGGTTCTTAAAAGCAGGTTTACGCTATTCAATAAGGAAATAGATATTGATCCTGACGGACTAAAGCTCTTCTTAAAAGGCGATTTCTTTGACCATAATTTTTCGCTTTATGAAAACAATACGCAAATAGGTTCTATCACAGAAGAATACTTCACTTGGGGTGATACATTCGTGCTTACTATCAATGATGAAAGCAAGCAGGATTTGATTGTCGCAATTATGATTGCCGTAGACTGCATTAAGGATGATCAGGAAAAAAGGCGATGACATTAGAGGGTAAACCGTGATTGCTGAATTGGATGAGTTTTATTGAAAATAGATGATTTATACAAACCTCAAATCGCAACGCAATGTGTTAATCATTGTGAATTCGATTTGGGGTTTTTATGACTGGGTCTTGTGTCATGATGATGTAAGTTGTGCACAGTTTGCCTTACCTTGCGCTATGAGTATTGATATTTTTCGTCCTTTTACTATAATTAGGAAAGACAACGTTGTTGGAATTTATTAACAAGGAGGAACCGTTTGATTAGGATTGCGATATGCGATGACGAAGTGACGACTTTGCATCAAACCAAAAGCTATCTGAAGGCATACCCTGCGGAGTTTAAAGTCGATTTGTTCACAAGTGGAGAAGACCTGGTTGCCAGTGAAGAAAACTACGAGATTATCTTGCTTGATATCGATATGTCCGGTATGAACGGCATTGAGACTGCAGGTCTCATTCGAAAACGCGATAAGAAGGTCAAAATCATTTATATTACAAATTATAGCGATTATACGACCTTTGCATTTTCTGTGCATGCCTTTGCCTATATTTTAAAGCCGTTAAAAGCAGAGGTGCTTTACAAGCAACTTGACGAAGCTTTTGAATATATGAAAGTCACAGCGTCAAAGCCTTTAGAGTTTATTACGAACGAAGGTGTCTTGCGGTTAGATCAGAGAGAGATCCTTTGCTTTGAGTACGCTAACAGAAAAGTGTCGATGCGTACCCTGACCCATACGTATGAGTTAAAGCGAAGAATTTCGGATTTGGAAGCCGAGCTCAGAGAAAATGGATTTTGCATGCCACATAAGAGCTTTATCGTAAATCTATATGCGGTCAAGACGATTAAGGGGTATGACATTCATCTGGTCGATGAGTCGATCGTCCCGCTCTCGCAAAAAAAATCGATGGCGTTTCGAAAAGCGTTGAATTACTATCTCTCAGATGGAGGGCGATAAGACGATGATGGATATCATGACCTATTTTGTTTTACCTGTTCTCGGGAGCGTATTCATGCTGGGCGCGATCTTTTACAGCATGAACCAGATTGGAACCAATAGGGAGATCCGATCAAGTCAACAGACGCTGTCGTTCCTATCCAGTAGGGCTGTCGTGGTTTGCGTGTACATTCTGCTTACTATTGTAGTGTCTTTTCTTGGCAGTGGAGTGCTTAACCTAATTGTGATGTTTTTGATACCGTTGATCGGGCATTACTACTACAATAGTGAGCGGCAGTATATTATCTTTTATGTACTGTTTGTCGTTGTCATTTATCTGGTGGATGCGCTATCCGCATTTGGTCTGACTTATCTGTTCAGCAGTGGTGTCCTCTATTTTGCTAATGAGCACCTAACCATCATTGGCGTTATATTTACTATACGGTTTGTCGAGTTTAGCATACTTAGAATTCTGACCGGCATTATTAGGCGGATGAAGCATGGTGTTATCAGCAAGAAGCAAATGCTTAGTTATTTTATCTTACCTGCTTTCAGTATTGTGAACCTTTTTAGCTTGATGTATTTGATGGATATTTTTGTCACGGAGGACCGTTTTGCGCTATTAATTATCAATATCGGACTGCTGATCTGCATAAACCTTTATTTTACGAGTGTCTTTGACACCATCAGCCGAAACAACCGTCTTAAGAATGAACTAAATCTTCATCACCAGCAGCAGGAGATTCAAGTGCGCTACTATGAGGCTTTGGAGCAAAAGTACGATACATCACGAAGTCTGGTCCACGATATTAGAAATCACATACAGTCGATGCAACAGCTTTATGAAATGGAGAAGCAGCCTTAGGTTTGCCAGTATACCCGAGATATTCATGAGATGCTCAATCGACTAGGTCAGAACTACTATACAAGCAATAAGATGCTCAATATCATCTTGAATGATAAAGTACAGACCATGCGTGCGCAGGGAATCAGTGAAGACATCAAGATTGCTGATGTGGACTTAAGTTTTATCCGCAATGTGGATATGACGACACTCTTTTCGAATATTCTAGACAACGCGATTGAAGCGGCACTTGTGAGTGACGAAAAGAAAATTCATTTGAGGGTCTCGCACGTGCACGATTTTGTCACGATCACGCTCAAAAATACATCAGCTGAGAAACCTTTAAAGAAAGACGATGACTTCCTTACTACGAAGCCTCATCATGAAGGTCTTGGCCTGAAGAATGTCAAAAGGGTAGTCGAGGCGTATAAAGGAGATGTGCAGTTTGAATGGAGGGATGCTCATTTTATTACGCGAGTCATGCTTACTGGCTAATGTCATCATTAGTTTTGGAGTTCCCCTTGGAGCCCTCTTTATACTGAAACGAAGATTTGGTGGCAAGATGCTGTTTTTTTCTGTCGGAATGCTTACTTTTATCGTAAGTCAGATTCTGATTAGGATTCCTATAATCAGCTATGTGCTTCCTCAATTCACATGGTATGCTGTAATGCAAACGAATCCGTGGCTATACGGAATTTTTCTAGGATTGACTGCTAGTGTTTTTGAAGAGGTTGGTAGACTTATCGCCCTAAAGAGCGTATCTAATAGGAATAATGGGCTAATTGAAGGCATTAGCTTTGGATTTGGTCATGGCGGAATAGAGGCTATGCTTCTTGTGGGGCTTAACAGCCTCGTTTTAATGGTGCTTTATCCTATAGGGACCATCGACTTATCAAGTCAAAGCGCCACGATGATTCTACTGGGCGGACTTGAGCGGGTACTTGCTATGATTTTTCACATAGGTGCTTCTCTGATTGTACTTTACGGTATTCGAGTTCAAAAACAGGTTCGCTTTACAACCTATGCGGTTCTCCTGCACTTACTGCTGGACAGCATGATTGTAATTCTACCTGCGGTTTTTGGTGCCGGTATCCTACAACTTGAAGCATATCTTGCCGTTATGGCGATTTTTACACTCATCTTTGGAATTAAACTTTACTCTATGGAGGATTAGAATATGAATAAAATGGTTATAATGATCATAATTGTCACACTTACTTTTGCGCTGCTAACAGCTTGCACTTCAACTGAACTGTCGAGTGATTTTGATAGCGCAGTGGTCGAATCCAGTGCCCAAGGGGTTGTCGATGCACTGAATGCCAAGGACTATGACAGCGTTGTGGCAATGTTGAGAGAAGATTTGCAGGATAGACTGAACGCTCAAAAAATCGCAGATGCAGTTGAAATGACATACGGTGACGCAGGCGAGTTTACAGCGATCAATAAAACAACGGTTATCGGTCAAAAGAAAGAGGATGAGGATTTCGCAGTTGCCATCATTGAAGCCAAGTACGAGAATAAGAAGGTGATATTCACACTCTCGTATGATAAAAATATGAAGCTGATCGGTCTTTATATGAAATAGGACCCAAATCGTGCCTGGCACGATTTGAAAGAATGATGTTTTCAAAAAAAAGCCAAAAGTCATATTCCGTATTCGCGAATAGATTTTGGCTTTTAAACTGTGTTATGAATTCATTTTACTGCGCTTTTGCATGGATTGCTTCCGGAACAATAGTCTTAGCATCCTATCCTTTTGACCGGGTTGTATGTCCTGGTAACGGCAAATGAAGGCAAATCCGAAATCGGTCTTGTAGTAATTGACTACTTTGATCGTCAGCACCATTTGCAGGGATACGGCTTCGACAGTCTCGTCGATTTTAACCTGATGCACCGCCTGGCTGTTATCGATATATTTTTGACCTTCTATGGCATTTAGCTGAAATACGATTGAATCACCACCAAGTTTGATGACTTGAGCCTCAAATAACTCCAACGTCTCCTTATTAAAAATTTGTGCGCTACTAGCCCAAACCATGGAAAAAGTCTTGTCGGTAGGCAAGTAGGTGATGTTGTCCAAGTAATAGGTTCCGTTTTCATAATGCTTGACAGTTACCCGGTATTCAATCAAATCATTCTGCTCAAAATAACTGATTGTCGCCTTTTGCATCGCCTTTACAGAATAGATGGTTGAATCGGCGTCATGAATGATAAACTTTCCTTGTCTATTTGTAAGAAGAAGATTACCAGAGAGTGATTTTATCACATTTCCCACCTGATATTTAAAGCTGAACGAGCCTTTAGGTATGAATAGGTTTGAGTCGTATCGGTCAGGGGTGGTCAGTTTTGTATCGTGAATCAAGATATCGACCATTGCGCGTGCTATTTCTGGATCGAACTGCTGGCCGCTTTGGTCCCTCAATACGGCGATGATTCTTTCTTGTGATTCCAGATCCTTATAAGCGCGTTTAGATGACATGGCATCGACGGCATCAGCCACCCCTAGCACCCTGCTCAGATAGGGGATCGACTTGCCGATAAGTCCATCAGGATATCCGTTTCCATCATAACGTTCATGATGATGTTTAATGGTCTGAGGAATGTTATGCAGTAGTGTCATTCCATGTAGGGTGTTCGAAACTAGTTCCGAGCCCTTGCGTGAATGAAGTTTGATAAGTTCGAACTCGTCATCGGTCAATTGACCAGGTTTATTAATGATGTTTTCAGATACAAAGAGCTTGCCGGTATCGTGTAGGAGTGCCGAAAAATAAAGTATCATCTGATCTTTCGGGGCTAGGTTCAGATGAGCGGTTAATTTGATGCAGATATTCGCCACATTTGTCATATGGTAAGGCATGAAGATGTCTCTTGCCACCATAAGCTCAGTGAAGGTATCGATCAAGAAATAAATCCTCTCGTAGTTTGAGATTACAGTTTGTATGTGATACACCAGCTGCTGAAAATAATGGACATTGAAATTACGATGGTCATCAAGATTTAGTGCCGGTTTTGAGGTGTCAAAAATCAAACTCCCGAGAATAACATTTCTTTCTAGGCTAGGATGAAAGATGTTTATCATATAAGTCGGGTTATTTGCTAGAAGCTTTCCATTACTTTTGCGCAATTCGGCGATGTTATCTTTCTGTATCACTCTTGTGTTCTTGATGTGATTCCTATACTCATCAATTGTGATTTCAGAGAACTGACTACTCCCAAAGGTATAGGTTATCTCTGACCCTGAATCGTTGAAAATGCAAAACCTTGGATCGGTGATATCAAGAAAAAAAGAAGTGCGTTTAACAAACTCGACAAAATGCGTTTCAAAATCTAAAAAATCTTCTAGTATGATATTTCTCATTTCGGTCCTCAACTTTGTAGTGTGTATGTCATTTGTTAAATAACGGCTGCGTGATGAAGCGTGTTGATGTATTCATTATACAATAATATTTTTACCTATTATGCCCAATTTCAACATTTATCCTACCATTTGTGTATAAAGAATCGTTTTATCAATCAAATGATAATATTCGATTTTAATCGTTCTTTAAATCCACCTAATATTTAGGGCGTGATACACTGATAAAAGGAGGTTTTATGTTAAATCAACACTTAAAAATACTTGCGTTTAGTTGGGGACGATACCGACTTGCCAGTGACAATCTAGTGACACTTACCAGTGGATGATGGCTCCCATTTTGACAGCCGTGATACAGTGGCCGGTACAAGATGTGAGTGGAAAAAATGAAAATACAGCATTTATATGCGAAAACTGCAAAATATCAGGTAAAGCCACACTTGCTTAGTGACTAATACGGTGTGGCTTACCTTATACAGAACTGTAATTTTACTATTACGTTTATCTTAAATTTGATAGGAATGCAGTTTGTTTTAGTAAAATAGTATAGAAGTTTAAATCCTGCATCTGAACAGCAATATTCAAAAATTATGAGCAAGTCATTTCAGAGAAGTTAAGTGTATGGATTACTAGATAATCAAATTTGAATCATAGAATAGCTTCACATAAGCCCTTAAAGGTGTTAACATCATCGTACTTAGGATGTTAGTGGGTTTTAGAAAGGATAAAAATGAATTTAATTGATAATAAAACGAAAAGATTGTTCCTAAGTCACTGGACTAATGATGATTTGAATTTTATATCAGTAAGTCAAACATATATGCGATTTGTCTTCAAGAAAATGGATTGATCATAGGATCCATTGGTTATTCTACAATAGACCACGACCCACTGTTGTCTAGTGAAAGTCAATTTGAATTCGGATATAGCCTTCACCCAGATTATTGGGGACTAGGATATGCTACTGAAGTTTCTGTACTAATGAGAGATCACCTGATGGATGTTGAACAAGCATCTTGTATATGGTTAAGGCACTTTGATTTCAATAGACAATCTGAAAAAGTGATTCTTAAACTTTGATTTATGTTTATGTATTCAAAGGATTACACGATTAAGTTGCAAAACAATCGTCAGGTAAAACACTTGTATTACCGGTATAATAGGATATTGTCTGAATGAAATAATAACTGACGGTATAGAAAGTTGACAATTTTTATGATGAAAAGGAGAATTCTATGTCTTGGCTTACACATATCGTAGCCGCAGCGGGTTATGTTTTTGATAATAAAGGGAACATCTTGATTGTAAAAACGTATCATCGTGGTTGGGACACACCCGGTGGATAAGTGGAAAACGTTGAAAGCATTGAAGAAGGTGTTTTGCGTGAGATACTTGAGGAAAGCGGCGTAAGTGTAAAAGTGAAAGAGCTTGTCGGTATTTACTCGAACGTGTGCAGCTATACGGCGCGTGATGGTGTGACCAAGGTGCCCACCAAGATCATGATGGATTTTATCTGTGAATATGAAGGCGGAGAACTCCGGACGTCTGATGAGACAAGCGAAGTGAAATGGGTTCCGGTTGCGGAAGTGCTTGACTATATCGTCCCAGAAAACCTTAGATACCGTTTTGAAAAGGTAATCGAGTTCAAAGGCAAAATCACGTACTCGTCTTACGTTACAAAACCGGAGTATAAGCTTCTTTCGGAGAGGTTTGTGTAGAGGTAGAATCAATACCTAAAAAATCCGTTTAGTCCAGAAAAACTATACAGAAGTTGTGGTTTTGAAGGAGATGCCATTTGGCATGTTTATCGTAAAAAAGGATATAAGTAAGGAGAATTTTGGTGGATAACAGATCGGTGTGGGATAAGGTAGCTGCAAATTATGGGTCAGTAGGACCAAAGTATTGGAACTGGTTTGGAGAACAACTGGTGTCCTATTCAGCTGTTCAAGAGGGAATGAAGGTATTGGATATCGGTTTTGGCAGGGGCGCATCGCTGTTTCCGGCAGCCTCTATCGTTGGTGACAGTGGCAAAGTGGAAGGCATCGATACCTCTGCCGAAATGGTTGCCCATACCCAAAATGAAGTTTTAGCAAATCAGCTGAGGAATATCGATGTTTTTCATTCGAGTTTAGAGGACTACTGTGAGAACACAGGCGGTTTTGATCGCATCATGTGTGGTTTT comes from the Fusibacter sp. A1 genome and includes:
- a CDS encoding LURP-one-related/scramblase family protein, translated to MKKLFIKQKVFKITDHYPITDENQETIYQVDQDFKLIGNTVRVSDKYGSELFVVSKEVFTLLPRFVVRFANGNEVVLKSRFTLFNKEIDIDPDGLKLFLKGDFFDHNFSLYENNTQIGSITEEYFTWGDTFVLTINDESKQDLIVAIMIAVDCIKDDQEKRR
- a CDS encoding LytTR family DNA-binding domain-containing protein, translating into MIRIAICDDEVTTLHQTKSYLKAYPAEFKVDLFTSGEDLVASEENYEIILLDIDMSGMNGIETAGLIRKRDKKVKIIYITNYSDYTTFAFSVHAFAYILKPLKAEVLYKQLDEAFEYMKVTASKPLEFITNEGVLRLDQREILCFEYANRKVSMRTLTHTYELKRRISDLEAELRENGFCMPHKSFIVNLYAVKTIKGYDIHLVDESIVPLSQKKSMAFRKALNYYLSDGGR
- a CDS encoding ATP-binding protein, whose amino-acid sequence is MLNRLGQNYYTSNKMLNIILNDKVQTMRAQGISEDIKIADVDLSFIRNVDMTTLFSNILDNAIEAALVSDEKKIHLRVSHVHDFVTITLKNTSAEKPLKKDDDFLTTKPHHEGLGLKNVKRVVEAYKGDVQFEWRDAHFITRVMLTG
- a CDS encoding YhfC family intramembrane metalloprotease; this encodes MLILLRESCLLANVIISFGVPLGALFILKRRFGGKMLFFSVGMLTFIVSQILIRIPIISYVLPQFTWYAVMQTNPWLYGIFLGLTASVFEEVGRLIALKSVSNRNNGLIEGISFGFGHGGIEAMLLVGLNSLVLMVLYPIGTIDLSSQSATMILLGGLERVLAMIFHIGASLIVLYGIRVQKQVRFTTYAVLLHLLLDSMIVILPAVFGAGILQLEAYLAVMAIFTLIFGIKLYSMED
- a CDS encoding DUF3887 domain-containing protein, with amino-acid sequence MNKMVIMIIIVTLTFALLTACTSTELSSDFDSAVVESSAQGVVDALNAKDYDSVVAMLREDLQDRLNAQKIADAVEMTYGDAGEFTAINKTTVIGQKKEDEDFAVAIIEAKYENKKVIFTLSYDKNMKLIGLYMK
- a CDS encoding HD-GYP domain-containing protein encodes the protein MRNIILEDFLDFETHFVEFVKRTSFFLDITDPRFCIFNDSGSEITYTFGSSQFSEITIDEYRNHIKNTRVIQKDNIAELRKSNGKLLANNPTYMINIFHPSLERNVILGSLIFDTSKPALNLDDHRNFNVHYFQQLVYHIQTVISNYERIYFLIDTFTELMVARDIFMPYHMTNVANICIKLTAHLNLAPKDQMILYFSALLHDTGKLFVSENIINKPGQLTDDEFELIKLHSRKGSELVSNTLHGMTLLHNIPQTIKHHHERYDGNGYPDGLIGKSIPYLSRVLGVADAVDAMSSKRAYKDLESQERIIAVLRDQSGQQFDPEIARAMVDILIHDTKLTTPDRYDSNLFIPKGSFSFKYQVGNVIKSLSGNLLLTNRQGKFIIHDADSTIYSVKAMQKATISYFEQNDLIEYRVTVKHYENGTYYLDNITYLPTDKTFSMVWASSAQIFNKETLELFEAQVIKLGGDSIVFQLNAIEGQKYIDNSQAVHQVKIDETVEAVSLQMVLTIKVVNYYKTDFGFAFICRYQDIQPGQKDRMLRLLFRKQSMQKRSKMNS
- a CDS encoding GNAT family N-acetyltransferase — its product is MCLQENGLIIGSIGYSTIDHDPLLSSESQFEFGYSLHPDYWGLGYATEVSVLMRDHLMDVEQASCIWLRHFDFNRQSEKVILKL
- a CDS encoding NUDIX hydrolase yields the protein MENVESIEEGVLREILEESGVSVKVKELVGIYSNVCSYTARDGVTKVPTKIMMDFICEYEGGELRTSDETSEVKWVPVAEVLDYIVPENLRYRFEKVIEFKGKITYSSYVTKPEYKLLSERFV